From Humibacter ginsenosidimutans, a single genomic window includes:
- a CDS encoding polysaccharide deacetylase family protein, with the protein MTPSLAPSDLVTRLGHPDGTRAIIINADDFGMCAPANTAISGLLARGRIDSTTVMVPCSWSPEALAFAAANNGFDVGVHLVLTSEWTRYRWRPLTGTASSLVDADGFFPADVATVERTARGADVAAEFDAQLETALAAGADVTHLDNHMGSVYGLETGRDLLAESFGLAASHGLPFRLPRTIEGMGLAPEFQAVLDGAVRAADALGVVLPDRLWTHPFVLAGEGTADEEAYEHVRDGFIDLLRAVGAGVTEFYLHPMLDGDELARTVDFGARKRGYELRLLDDPMIDDVLAEEGIVRIGWRSLRDLQRAEAVTR; encoded by the coding sequence ATGACACCCTCCCTCGCACCCTCCGACCTGGTCACCAGGCTCGGGCATCCCGATGGCACGCGCGCGATCATCATCAACGCCGACGACTTCGGAATGTGCGCGCCCGCGAACACGGCCATCAGCGGGCTGCTGGCACGCGGCCGCATCGACTCGACGACCGTCATGGTTCCGTGCTCGTGGTCACCGGAGGCGCTCGCGTTCGCCGCAGCGAACAACGGGTTCGACGTGGGCGTGCACCTGGTGCTCACCAGTGAGTGGACCAGGTACCGGTGGCGGCCGCTGACCGGCACCGCCAGCAGCCTGGTCGATGCCGACGGCTTCTTTCCCGCCGACGTCGCGACGGTCGAGCGCACCGCGCGCGGCGCCGACGTGGCTGCGGAGTTCGATGCCCAGCTCGAGACGGCTCTCGCCGCCGGCGCGGACGTGACGCATCTCGACAACCACATGGGCTCCGTGTACGGCCTGGAGACCGGGCGCGACCTTCTCGCAGAGTCGTTCGGCCTGGCGGCCAGCCACGGTCTGCCGTTCCGGCTTCCACGCACCATCGAAGGCATGGGCCTGGCACCGGAATTCCAGGCTGTGCTCGACGGTGCCGTCCGGGCGGCGGACGCACTGGGTGTGGTGCTGCCCGACCGGTTGTGGACGCACCCCTTCGTCCTCGCGGGCGAGGGCACGGCAGACGAAGAGGCGTACGAGCACGTGCGCGATGGGTTCATCGACCTGCTTCGTGCCGTCGGCGCCGGCGTGACCGAGTTCTACCTGCATCCCATGCTCGACGGTGACGAGCTCGCCCGAACCGTCGACTTCGGAGCGCGCAAGCGCGGCTACGAGTTGAGGCTGCTCGACGATCCGATGATCGACGACGTGCTCGCCGAAGAGGGCATCGTGCGTATCGGCTGGCGCAGCCTGCGCGACCTGCAGCGCGCCGAGGCGGTCACGCGGTGA
- a CDS encoding phosphotriesterase family protein: MTDNTAVIDDLGPVPDLRGKALTVRGAVDPSVLGETLMHEHLVVDLRRPVDALRPGEGAPTTAEPLTLANLAEVRNGSPNADNDVIDDLDLVTEEVEAFARLGGGAVVDVTVAGIGRDPRALLELSRRTGLHVVMGGGFYTTTFHPRDFAERTDDELAAGIARDVVVGVDATDIRTGIIGEIAAENAPLVDAEWRSVRAAARASRITGAPMSFHHGGQGEEKLRVLDLCTEEGVPDDNIVMGHSGGLATDIGLAERVLARGVFVEFDFVASPGSPWGHLVLGSDHRVVAGIAELVKRGYADQLLLGHDICQKIQLKRYGGHGYDYITRHFLPALSDAGVPDDALRQIMVDNPARALAFAAPGD, encoded by the coding sequence ATGACCGACAACACCGCCGTGATCGACGACCTCGGTCCTGTGCCCGATCTCCGCGGCAAGGCCCTCACGGTGCGGGGTGCCGTCGACCCGTCCGTGCTCGGCGAGACCCTCATGCACGAACACCTCGTCGTCGACCTGCGCCGCCCAGTGGACGCGCTGCGTCCGGGCGAAGGCGCCCCCACCACCGCCGAGCCGCTCACCCTCGCCAACCTGGCCGAGGTACGCAATGGAAGCCCGAACGCCGACAACGACGTGATCGACGACCTCGACCTCGTGACCGAAGAAGTGGAGGCCTTCGCGCGTCTCGGCGGCGGAGCCGTCGTCGACGTGACGGTCGCCGGCATCGGCCGCGACCCGCGGGCGTTGCTCGAGCTGTCCCGACGCACCGGCCTGCACGTGGTGATGGGCGGCGGCTTCTACACCACCACGTTCCACCCGCGCGATTTCGCGGAGCGCACCGACGACGAACTCGCCGCCGGCATCGCTCGCGACGTCGTCGTGGGGGTGGACGCCACGGACATCCGCACCGGCATCATCGGCGAGATCGCCGCGGAGAACGCACCGCTGGTGGATGCCGAATGGCGCAGTGTGCGCGCCGCCGCCCGTGCCAGCCGGATCACCGGGGCACCCATGTCGTTCCACCACGGCGGCCAGGGCGAGGAGAAGCTGCGCGTGCTCGACCTCTGCACCGAGGAGGGCGTGCCCGACGACAACATCGTGATGGGCCACTCGGGCGGACTCGCCACCGACATCGGCCTCGCCGAGCGCGTACTCGCCCGCGGAGTCTTCGTCGAGTTCGACTTCGTCGCCTCGCCCGGCAGCCCGTGGGGGCACCTCGTGCTGGGCAGCGACCACCGCGTCGTCGCGGGCATCGCGGAGCTCGTGAAGCGCGGGTATGCCGACCAACTGTTGCTCGGCCACGACATCTGCCAGAAGATCCAGCTGAAGCGCTACGGAGGCCACGGCTACGACTACATCACCCGGCACTTTCTGCCGGCGCTCTCCGACGCGGGGGTCCCGGATGACGCGCTGCGGCAGATCATGGTCGACAACCCCGCCAGGGCGCTCGCGTTCGCGGCGCCGGGAGACTGA
- a CDS encoding DUF3995 domain-containing protein, with product MSRSQNTDSPTVTVAAVVAAALGLASAALSAYWAAGGTALLNTIGGAIAEWGRHGGPGVRFALWLIVLLKVGVGVAAPAIADLPRISPAWTRTRVPRLLSWIAASILIAYGAVLTGSELIAFTGMLGTPPSVDRLALAWHAFVWDPWFLLWGVAFLVCLVRTRPSAVASTRP from the coding sequence GTGTCCCGCTCCCAGAACACCGACTCGCCGACGGTGACGGTCGCGGCCGTGGTCGCCGCCGCCCTCGGTCTCGCCAGTGCAGCGCTGAGTGCCTACTGGGCGGCGGGAGGCACGGCGCTCCTGAACACCATCGGGGGTGCGATCGCGGAATGGGGTCGCCATGGCGGGCCTGGCGTTCGATTCGCACTGTGGCTGATCGTGCTGCTGAAGGTCGGCGTGGGCGTGGCCGCCCCGGCCATCGCCGACCTTCCACGAATCTCGCCCGCGTGGACGCGGACGCGCGTGCCGCGCCTGCTGAGCTGGATCGCCGCATCCATCCTCATCGCCTACGGTGCGGTGCTGACCGGCAGCGAACTGATCGCCTTCACGGGGATGCTCGGGACGCCTCCCTCGGTCGACCGCCTCGCACTCGCGTGGCACGCCTTCGTGTGGGACCCGTGGTTCCTGCTCTGGGGTGTCGCGTTCCTGGTGTGCCTGGTCCGCACTCGGCCCTCCGCCGTGGCGTCGACCCGTCCTTGA
- a CDS encoding MFS transporter yields the protein MSGALSAWRDRRLTGAPSRRITLAFGASSFPIQLMAQTFAAFVVYFYVEHLGVPAAWVAGAMVAHGILSAVLNPALGAVSDRARTRWGRRVPWIVIGTGPLVVAFALIWMPPSLPPVGALVWFLAVVAVYDAAGVAVVLNISALFPEIFRTTGERAKGNTPRQIFGLIGMILGTAGAPLLYGTIGWAGMGIGLGVVCLGLYLWSFTGMIERVPSEVAATAPALGWRDQLRYTLANRAFLTYVIGSLLVQSSTSIVLATVPFYVKYGLGQQDVADTAVLAAIFAAALPALAGWSWVVRRTSPRTALLWSMAAYTVASLAYLLPSSLPGAVAVGLALGIGVAGILQLLEVALSQIIDDDERRTGLRREGTYYGVNGFVVKGSVIVQAIVVAAVLTASGYDASLHTEPSSVVTGVRLLMAVFPAIGAALAFVSFWFYPLRERDVPVPRANDDSLGDETSEEEPSAV from the coding sequence GTGAGCGGGGCGCTCAGCGCATGGCGCGACCGACGGCTGACCGGGGCGCCGAGCCGTCGCATCACGCTCGCGTTCGGAGCATCCTCGTTCCCCATCCAGTTGATGGCGCAGACCTTCGCGGCCTTCGTCGTCTACTTCTACGTCGAGCACCTCGGCGTGCCTGCCGCGTGGGTGGCGGGGGCGATGGTCGCGCATGGCATCCTCAGCGCCGTGCTCAACCCCGCGCTCGGTGCCGTCTCCGATCGCGCTCGAACTCGGTGGGGGCGCCGTGTGCCGTGGATCGTGATCGGAACGGGGCCGCTCGTCGTCGCATTCGCCTTGATCTGGATGCCTCCATCGCTTCCCCCGGTCGGTGCGCTCGTGTGGTTCCTGGCGGTCGTCGCGGTCTACGACGCGGCAGGCGTCGCCGTCGTGCTGAACATCTCGGCACTCTTCCCCGAGATCTTCCGTACGACGGGTGAGCGCGCCAAGGGCAACACGCCCCGACAGATCTTCGGCCTGATCGGCATGATCCTCGGCACGGCGGGTGCACCGCTGCTCTACGGCACGATCGGATGGGCCGGCATGGGCATCGGCCTCGGCGTCGTCTGCCTCGGCCTGTACCTCTGGTCGTTCACGGGCATGATCGAGCGCGTGCCGTCAGAGGTCGCCGCCACGGCTCCCGCCCTCGGCTGGCGCGATCAGCTGAGATACACCCTCGCCAATCGCGCGTTCCTCACCTATGTGATCGGGTCTCTGCTCGTGCAGTCGTCGACGTCGATCGTTCTGGCAACCGTACCGTTCTACGTGAAGTACGGGCTCGGGCAGCAGGACGTCGCGGACACGGCCGTGCTCGCCGCGATCTTCGCCGCCGCCCTTCCCGCTCTTGCCGGGTGGTCATGGGTGGTGCGTCGCACGTCGCCGCGTACCGCACTGCTCTGGTCGATGGCCGCGTACACGGTCGCCTCTCTCGCCTATCTGCTGCCGTCGAGCCTTCCGGGCGCGGTGGCCGTGGGGCTGGCCCTCGGGATCGGCGTGGCAGGCATCCTGCAGCTGCTCGAGGTCGCACTCTCGCAGATCATCGACGACGACGAGCGACGCACCGGGCTGCGACGTGAGGGCACCTATTACGGCGTCAACGGGTTCGTCGTGAAGGGCTCGGTCATCGTGCAGGCGATCGTCGTCGCCGCGGTGCTCACGGCATCCGGATACGACGCGTCCCTGCACACCGAGCCCTCCTCGGTGGTGACGGGCGTGCGTCTGCTCATGGCGGTGTTCCCCGCGATCGGCGCGGCCCTGGCGTTCGTGAGCTTCTGGTTCTATCCGCTCAGGGAACGAGACGTTCCCGTGCCTCGCGCGAACGACGACTCGTTGGGAGATGAGACCTCGGAAGAGGAGCCGTCCGCAGTCTGA
- a CDS encoding phosphotriesterase, whose product MTTSASPHADPVGAESPDATRPDPTRADASIMTVLGQVKAESLATILPSEHVLANLSHVDGTDPSTVDRIRAAAAFGDSLLHAPLTIDRLGDITLGAPNLENRSLADAELAASELSLFGAAGGSLVVDATPRDLGRSPRGLAGLAERTGVAIVMGSGRYRGEAGATDATALADEIVADLTHGTDGIRAGVIGRLGVLDPEDAADRAVLVASARASARTGAPVIVTHPGVDRIDAVLTTLLGAGASANRIAVTGCGTVAASHDSLLALARRGVFVLFDRLGRQTSVYTTWDDGDLVAALTALLPEHGHQVLLSPASPSASI is encoded by the coding sequence ATGACGACATCCGCATCACCGCACGCCGATCCGGTCGGTGCCGAGTCCCCCGACGCCACGCGTCCCGACCCTACCCGGGCCGACGCGAGCATCATGACCGTGCTCGGCCAGGTGAAGGCAGAGTCGCTCGCCACGATCCTGCCGTCGGAGCATGTGCTCGCGAATCTCTCCCACGTCGACGGCACCGACCCCTCGACCGTCGACCGCATCCGAGCAGCCGCCGCGTTCGGCGACTCCCTCCTGCATGCCCCGCTCACCATCGACCGACTCGGTGACATCACCCTTGGCGCCCCCAACCTCGAGAACCGGTCCTTGGCCGATGCCGAGCTCGCGGCATCCGAGCTCTCGCTCTTCGGTGCAGCGGGCGGATCCCTGGTGGTCGACGCCACACCTCGCGACCTCGGGCGCTCTCCGCGCGGCCTCGCCGGGCTCGCCGAGCGCACCGGAGTGGCGATCGTGATGGGTTCCGGCCGCTATCGCGGCGAAGCAGGAGCCACGGATGCCACGGCCCTCGCCGACGAGATCGTGGCCGACCTCACGCACGGCACCGACGGCATCCGTGCCGGCGTCATCGGCCGGCTGGGCGTGCTCGACCCCGAGGATGCCGCCGACCGAGCCGTTCTCGTGGCCTCGGCGCGGGCTTCTGCTCGCACCGGCGCCCCGGTGATCGTCACCCACCCCGGCGTCGACCGCATCGATGCTGTGCTGACCACGCTTCTCGGCGCGGGCGCGTCTGCGAACCGCATCGCCGTCACAGGGTGCGGCACAGTCGCAGCGAGCCACGACAGCCTGCTCGCGCTCGCCCGCCGAGGCGTGTTCGTGCTGTTCGACCGCCTCGGTCGCCAGACCAGCGTCTACACCACCTGGGACGACGGCGACCTCGTCGCCGCCCTCACCGCGCTGCTGCCCGAGCACGGCCACCAGGTGCTGCTCTCCCCGGCGTCGCCGAGCGCATCGATCTGA